In a single window of the Actinomycetes bacterium genome:
- a CDS encoding type II secretion system F family protein produces the protein MSAIVLVAGAVALAGAVFAALFSVQSLIVERRQAYRTIRALRSIDLRPTDIRNRELAEPARDRVWYPLYRTALALGRRLTPVGARQNIQRKLLMAGSPIDWDADRVLASKVGGLAAGALAGVLLVVGMPLPWGMLVVGFLALCLLGYFMPNIVLTNKIQRRQAQVRRALPDSIDLLTISVEAGLGFDAALAHVSRNTTGPLADEFYRTLQEVQLGRTRSEAMRNLADRSTVPELSTFVLAMVQADVFGISVANVLRIQSREMRKKRRQLAEERAMKVPIKVLFPVLFCIFPALFVVILGPAIMRIAEAFSR, from the coding sequence ATGTCAGCCATCGTGCTCGTCGCTGGCGCCGTCGCCTTGGCCGGAGCCGTGTTCGCGGCGCTGTTCTCGGTCCAGTCGCTGATCGTCGAGCGCCGCCAGGCCTACCGGACGATCAGGGCGCTGCGCTCGATCGACCTCAGGCCGACCGACATCCGCAACCGCGAGCTGGCCGAGCCGGCCAGGGACCGCGTCTGGTACCCGCTCTACCGGACCGCGCTCGCGCTCGGGCGCCGCCTCACGCCGGTCGGTGCGCGCCAGAACATCCAGCGTAAGCTGCTCATGGCCGGCAGCCCGATCGACTGGGACGCCGACCGCGTGCTCGCGTCCAAGGTCGGCGGGCTCGCCGCCGGCGCCCTGGCCGGCGTGCTGCTCGTGGTCGGCATGCCCTTGCCCTGGGGCATGCTCGTGGTCGGCTTCCTCGCCCTGTGCCTGCTCGGGTACTTCATGCCGAACATCGTCCTGACGAACAAGATCCAGCGCCGCCAGGCGCAGGTCCGGCGGGCTTTGCCCGACTCGATCGACCTGCTCACCATCAGCGTCGAGGCTGGTCTCGGGTTCGACGCGGCGCTCGCGCACGTCTCGAGGAACACGACCGGCCCGCTGGCCGACGAGTTCTACCGCACGCTGCAGGAGGTGCAGCTCGGCCGGACCCGCAGCGAGGCCATGCGCAACCTCGCTGACCGGTCGACCGTGCCCGAGCTCTCGACGTTCGTCCTCGCAATGGTGCAGGCTGACGTCTTCGGCATCTCCGTGGCCAACGTGCTCCGCATCCAGTCGCGGGAGATGCGCAAGAAGCGGCGTCAGCTGGCGGAGGAGCGGGCCATGAAGGTGCCGATCAAAGTGCTGTTCCCGGTCCTGTTCTGCATCTTCCCGGCGCTGTTCGTCGTCATCCTCGGTCCGGCCATCATGCGCATCGCAGAAGCCTTCTCCCGGTAG